In Opitutus sp. ER46, the following are encoded in one genomic region:
- the leuB gene encoding 3-isopropylmalate dehydrogenase, translating to MPTLKFAVLAGDYIGPEVMNEALRVLEHVARQENLTLAYTKADVGGAGIDNHGKALPDSTLKVCSESDAILFGSVGGPKWEKLPPKEQPERAALLPLRKHFTLFANIRPGLLYRELTDASPLKTERIPDGIDIVCIRELTGGLYFGQPKQTTTLPDGDVQAVDTMIYRKSEIERIVATAITTARSRKRKLCSIDKANVLETSVLWRKTVTEYVAKHAPDLELSHMYVDNAAMQLARNPNQFDVFVTENMFGDILSDEMAVICGSLGMLSSASLGAGRNSLGLPFGLYEPAGGTAPDIAGKGIANPCAQILSVALMLRFSFGLEKVATRIETAVKSAVTSGTRTGDIAFGKPSVSTREMTDAIIARL from the coding sequence ATGCCGACACTCAAGTTCGCCGTCCTTGCGGGAGATTACATCGGGCCGGAAGTCATGAACGAGGCGCTGCGCGTCCTCGAACACGTTGCCCGCCAGGAGAACCTCACCCTCGCCTACACCAAGGCCGATGTGGGCGGCGCCGGCATCGACAACCACGGCAAGGCGCTGCCGGACTCCACGCTCAAGGTCTGCAGCGAGTCCGACGCCATCCTCTTCGGCTCCGTCGGCGGTCCCAAGTGGGAGAAGCTCCCGCCCAAGGAGCAGCCCGAGCGCGCCGCGCTCCTGCCGCTGCGCAAGCACTTCACGCTTTTCGCCAACATCCGCCCGGGCCTGTTGTACCGCGAACTCACCGACGCCTCGCCGCTCAAGACCGAGCGCATTCCCGACGGCATCGACATCGTCTGCATCCGCGAGCTCACCGGCGGCCTCTACTTCGGCCAGCCGAAGCAGACCACGACGCTGCCCGACGGTGACGTGCAGGCGGTCGACACGATGATCTATCGCAAGAGCGAGATCGAACGCATCGTCGCCACCGCCATCACCACCGCGCGTTCGCGCAAGCGGAAGCTCTGCTCGATCGACAAGGCCAACGTGCTCGAAACCTCCGTGCTCTGGCGCAAAACCGTGACCGAGTACGTCGCGAAACACGCGCCCGATCTCGAACTCAGCCACATGTACGTGGACAACGCGGCCATGCAGCTCGCGCGCAACCCGAACCAATTCGACGTGTTCGTCACCGAAAACATGTTCGGCGACATTCTCTCCGACGAAATGGCCGTGATCTGCGGTTCGCTCGGCATGCTTTCTTCCGCGTCGCTCGGCGCCGGCCGCAATTCCCTCGGTCTGCCGTTCGGGCTCTACGAACCCGCGGGCGGCACTGCTCCTGATATTGCGGGCAAGGGCATCGCAAATCCGTGCGCGCAGATTCTGTCGGTCGCGTTGATGCTGCGCTTCAGTTTCGGCCTTGAAAAGGTCGCGACGCGCATCGAGACCGCCGTCAAATCCGCTGTCACCTCCGGCACGCGGACCGGTGACATCGCGTTCGGAAAGCCGTCGGTCTCCACACGCGAAATGACGGACGCCATCATCGCGCGGCTGTAA
- a CDS encoding MBL fold metallo-hydrolase, translated as MNLHVLPAGPIQTNAYLLMAPERGEAVLVDAPGDIWAEIEPLLQEKKCRLVELWLTHGHWDHTQGGAEVVRQTGAKVRAHRDDQIMIEDPSVMERFMGETLNLEPMHVDLWVKQGDRFDALGHQVEVRHVPGHCPGNVLFHFPALGCAIVGDALFNGSVGRSDLPGGSFEQLEKSIREQIYTLPDNTVVFPGHGPKTTVGDEKQHNPYVRG; from the coding sequence GTGAATCTTCACGTCCTGCCCGCGGGGCCCATTCAAACCAATGCCTACCTTCTCATGGCGCCGGAGCGCGGTGAGGCGGTTCTCGTCGACGCGCCGGGAGACATTTGGGCCGAGATCGAGCCCTTGCTGCAGGAGAAAAAGTGCCGGCTGGTCGAGCTCTGGCTCACGCATGGACATTGGGATCACACGCAGGGCGGCGCCGAGGTGGTGCGGCAGACGGGCGCGAAGGTCCGCGCGCACCGCGATGATCAGATCATGATCGAGGATCCTTCGGTCATGGAACGGTTCATGGGCGAGACGCTGAATCTGGAGCCCATGCACGTCGACCTGTGGGTGAAGCAGGGCGATCGCTTCGATGCCCTCGGCCACCAGGTCGAGGTCCGCCACGTGCCCGGTCATTGTCCCGGCAACGTGCTTTTCCATTTCCCCGCGCTCGGCTGCGCGATCGTCGGCGATGCGCTCTTCAACGGCAGCGTCGGCCGTAGCGACCTGCCGGGCGGGAGTTTCGAGCAGCTCGAGAAATCGATCCGCGAGCAGATCTACACGCTGCCCGACAACACCGTCGTCTTCCCCGGCCACGGGCCGAAGACGACGGTCGGCGACGAGAAGCAGCACAACCCTTACGTGCGCGGCTGA
- a CDS encoding ROK family protein, which translates to MSTTPPNVYIGTDSGATTSKTGGVWSDGTPISLQLRQSSTNSQLGTTAVVAGWVEGVEGFLSDNKLTWAQVQGVGLAIPGPYLRYGVLDRTANLPASFAGWDFAADYGAALSAKAGRPIPLVVGNDGNYGGVGEAARVRGNRKATVLMLAPGSGLGAAYIGPDGLPLEGDTLAGMEAGHMPAPLHLLGGIRPFSCGCGRDWGCVEAYTTISGLPQLLAEFLPKYPGHEVATSKAPIKEKVLSLRTRAQKGDPLAVDIFNFQARALGLHIANLTIALDAEIVVIGGGLMDPGATTEEFRTRFLAAVRAAAEPYLFKVQRERLQIVPATLGDLSQAIGAALVALYSAQNR; encoded by the coding sequence ATGAGCACGACGCCCCCCAACGTTTACATCGGTACTGACTCCGGCGCTACGACCTCGAAGACCGGCGGTGTCTGGTCCGATGGCACCCCGATCTCGCTGCAGCTGCGCCAGAGTTCCACCAACTCGCAGCTCGGCACGACGGCCGTCGTGGCCGGCTGGGTGGAGGGCGTGGAAGGATTCCTGTCCGACAATAAACTGACCTGGGCGCAGGTGCAGGGCGTGGGCCTCGCGATTCCCGGGCCGTACCTGCGTTATGGCGTGCTCGATCGCACGGCGAACCTGCCGGCGTCGTTCGCCGGTTGGGACTTCGCCGCCGACTATGGCGCGGCGCTCTCGGCCAAGGCGGGGCGTCCGATCCCGCTCGTGGTGGGCAACGACGGCAACTACGGCGGCGTGGGCGAGGCGGCACGCGTGCGCGGCAATCGCAAGGCGACCGTGCTGATGCTGGCGCCGGGCTCGGGCCTGGGCGCGGCGTACATCGGGCCGGATGGCCTGCCGCTTGAAGGCGACACACTGGCGGGCATGGAGGCGGGGCACATGCCGGCGCCGTTGCACCTGCTCGGCGGGATTCGTCCGTTCTCGTGCGGCTGCGGCCGCGACTGGGGCTGCGTCGAGGCGTACACCACGATCTCGGGCTTGCCGCAGTTGCTCGCGGAGTTCCTGCCGAAGTATCCCGGCCACGAGGTCGCGACCTCGAAAGCGCCGATCAAGGAGAAGGTGTTGTCGTTGCGCACGCGGGCGCAGAAAGGTGATCCGCTGGCGGTCGACATCTTCAATTTCCAGGCGCGGGCCCTCGGCCTGCACATCGCCAACCTTACGATCGCGCTCGACGCGGAGATCGTGGTGATCGGCGGCGGGTTGATGGATCCGGGCGCGACGACGGAAGAGTTCCGCACGCGTTTCCTTGCGGCGGTGCGCGCGGCGGCCGAGCCGTATCTCTTCAAGGTGCAGCGCGAACGCCTGCAGATTGTGCCCGCGACGTTGGGCGATCTTTCCCAGGCGATCGGGGCCGCGCTTGTGGCGCTTTATTCGGCGCAGAATCGCTGA